A window of Eubacteriaceae bacterium ES3 contains these coding sequences:
- the rplT gene encoding 50S ribosomal protein L20 has translation MARIKKGVNAKKKHKKILKLAKGYYGAKSKLYRPANEAVMRALRSSYVGRKEKKRNFRRLWITRINAGARMHGLSYSKFMYGLKESGVEIDRKILADLAMNDMDAFKSLVDVSKKGLNIN, from the coding sequence ATGGCTAGAATTAAAAAAGGCGTTAATGCCAAGAAAAAACATAAAAAAATACTGAAGCTTGCTAAGGGATATTATGGTGCAAAAAGTAAGCTTTACAGACCTGCCAATGAAGCAGTTATGCGAGCACTCCGATCTTCTTATGTCGGACGAAAAGAAAAGAAACGTAATTTTAGACGTCTCTGGATTACCCGTATTAATGCTGGGGCTAGAATGCATGGTTTAAGTTATAGTAAATTTATGTATGGACTTAAAGAATCTGGTGTCGAGATCGATCGAAAGATTCTTGCTGATCTGGCAATGAACGATATGGATGCATTTAAATCACTGGTTGATGTTTCCAAAAAAGGTTTAAATATTAATTAG
- a CDS encoding TrkH family potassium uptake protein — MNDKTILQIKNYLTHRSPAEILIFGFAAVILIGAILLALPVSSASGHSPGFLNALFTATSAVCVTGLVVVDTGTFWSVFGKFVIITLIQIGGLGFMSLTTMFFVLAGKRITIKDRLLIQSSINMDSISGIVKFTKYIFFSSIVIELIGALFLSLVFIPEFGLVKGVAYSIFHAISAFCNAGFDLIGHFRSLTQYVDNALVNFVIGGLIIFGGLGFAVTSDVFYIRKFSKMTMQAKLVLVITGILFLIGFVFFFIFEFNNPRTMGNLSISGKILASFFQSVSPRTAGFNTIDMSNLTKPSLFLTMLLMFIGASPGSTGGGVKTTTIGIIILTVVSVLNGKKDVVAFKRTITGPAIRRAISVVVIALAIVIVMIFVLLCSEPELSFESIIFEVLSASGTVGLSMGITPHLSISGKLALIVTMFVGRLGPLTVAYAISRNEKRLRENVGSFKLPEGNIMIG; from the coding sequence GTGAATGATAAAACGATTTTGCAAATAAAGAATTACCTAACGCACCGCTCTCCTGCTGAAATCCTGATATTTGGTTTTGCAGCAGTTATTTTGATCGGAGCAATACTTTTAGCTCTCCCTGTTTCAAGTGCCAGCGGTCATAGTCCCGGTTTTTTAAATGCTTTATTCACTGCAACTTCAGCAGTTTGTGTTACCGGTCTTGTGGTCGTTGATACGGGAACATTCTGGTCTGTTTTTGGCAAATTTGTAATTATAACATTGATTCAGATTGGCGGATTGGGTTTCATGTCCCTGACAACAATGTTTTTTGTACTTGCAGGTAAAAGGATCACGATCAAAGACCGCTTATTAATCCAATCATCAATTAACATGGACTCAATTTCTGGGATTGTTAAATTTACAAAATATATTTTCTTTTCTTCAATTGTCATTGAATTAATAGGAGCTTTATTTTTAAGTCTGGTTTTTATTCCAGAGTTTGGATTAGTTAAAGGAGTAGCCTACAGTATTTTTCATGCAATTTCAGCATTTTGTAATGCTGGATTTGATCTTATAGGACATTTCAGAAGTTTAACACAATATGTAGATAATGCCCTTGTAAATTTTGTGATCGGTGGTCTGATTATCTTTGGGGGTCTGGGTTTTGCAGTGACCAGTGATGTGTTCTATATTAGAAAATTTAGTAAAATGACGATGCAGGCCAAACTCGTTCTAGTAATAACTGGAATACTATTTTTAATTGGTTTTGTATTCTTTTTTATATTTGAATTCAATAATCCCAGAACAATGGGCAATCTATCGATTAGCGGAAAAATACTTGCTTCATTTTTCCAATCAGTTTCTCCGAGAACTGCTGGATTTAATACAATTGATATGTCAAATTTAACAAAGCCGTCATTATTTTTAACTATGCTGTTGATGTTTATCGGGGCTTCTCCAGGTTCGACTGGTGGTGGGGTAAAGACAACCACCATTGGAATTATAATTTTAACAGTGGTTTCGGTGCTTAATGGTAAAAAAGATGTGGTGGCGTTTAAACGAACAATTACTGGTCCTGCAATCAGGCGAGCTATATCAGTGGTTGTAATAGCATTGGCTATTGTCATTGTGATGATATTTGTGTTATTATGCTCTGAGCCGGAATTATCATTTGAAAGTATTATTTTTGAAGTACTTTCAGCATCAGGAACAGTCGGTTTGTCAATGGGAATCACCCCGCATCTGTCAATTAGTGGGAAATTAGCACTAATCGTAACGATGTTTGTTGGCAGATTAGGGCCGCTTACAGTGGCATATGCAATTTCTAGAAATGAAAAGCGTCTTAGAGAAAACGTCGGATCATTTAAATTACCAGAAGGTAACATCATGATTGGCTAG
- a CDS encoding TrkA family potassium uptake protein, with translation MKEKQFAVLGLGRFGEALAITLSELGCNVVVVDNDEEKIQNIANKVTYAVTADVTDINALKAIGLKNVDAVVVSITSDINSSIMGIVNAQELGIQEIYGKANNAQHEKVLLKLGVKKVFSPERDMGERVAHTLVTGGFIDILELDTDHMIVEVDVLHIWEGKTLEQLDLRAVYGINVIAIRSFDVLNASPLASDMIKPGDKIIVMGESKSINELNKLSKKDNQN, from the coding sequence TTGAAAGAGAAGCAGTTTGCGGTTCTGGGTTTGGGTCGCTTTGGCGAGGCTTTGGCCATAACGTTAAGTGAACTTGGATGTAACGTTGTTGTAGTGGACAATGATGAGGAGAAGATCCAAAATATTGCCAATAAAGTGACTTATGCTGTTACAGCTGACGTAACAGACATTAACGCCCTTAAAGCAATTGGTTTAAAAAATGTCGACGCTGTTGTTGTTTCTATTACCTCAGATATTAATAGCAGCATAATGGGTATTGTTAATGCACAGGAACTGGGAATTCAGGAAATTTATGGAAAAGCAAATAATGCTCAGCATGAAAAAGTTCTGCTGAAACTTGGGGTCAAGAAAGTTTTTTCTCCAGAGCGCGACATGGGTGAACGAGTAGCCCATACTCTGGTTACAGGCGGTTTTATCGATATCCTGGAGTTAGATACTGACCATATGATTGTTGAAGTAGATGTTTTACACATTTGGGAAGGAAAAACTTTAGAGCAACTTGATTTACGAGCTGTATATGGAATAAATGTTATAGCCATTCGCTCCTTTGATGTTCTGAACGCTAGCCCTTTAGCATCTGATATGATAAAGCCAGGGGATAAGATTATAGTTATGGGTGAGAGTAAATCCATTAATGAACTCAATAAACTATCAAAGAAAGATAACCAAAATTGA
- a CDS encoding RNA methyltransferase has protein sequence MTEYDIITSRQNEQLKLIGKLRQKRVRDELDLFIIEGKKLILEALKSKAVIEKVFLSERLKDTEIIKNLSQAGLNSEVVWVKHSLFDSFSEMKNPEGVLALVKKLKPGANPGKRYIILEDVQDPNNVGTIIRTADAAGFDSIIATLKTADFYNEKVVRGSMGSIFHLNLETTNHINDTITELKKSGVIIIGTALDGKNIFEQTTNFSSFALVLGNESRGMSGDLKAKCEHLYQIPIYGQAESLNVAVAAGIVMYQLAK, from the coding sequence TTGACAGAATATGATATAATAACTTCCAGACAGAATGAGCAACTTAAACTGATTGGTAAACTGAGACAAAAAAGAGTTCGTGATGAGTTGGATCTTTTCATTATCGAAGGTAAAAAACTTATTTTAGAAGCTTTAAAGAGTAAAGCAGTTATAGAGAAAGTTTTTTTATCAGAGCGACTTAAAGATACCGAGATTATAAAGAACCTAAGTCAAGCAGGCCTAAATAGTGAAGTGGTTTGGGTTAAACATTCACTTTTTGACAGTTTTTCTGAAATGAAAAATCCTGAAGGGGTATTGGCACTGGTTAAAAAACTTAAGCCGGGAGCAAATCCAGGAAAGAGATATATTATTCTTGAAGATGTTCAGGATCCCAATAATGTCGGAACGATTATCCGTACAGCAGATGCTGCCGGGTTTGATTCAATTATTGCGACCCTAAAGACTGCAGATTTCTATAATGAGAAGGTTGTACGGGGGTCGATGGGATCAATATTTCACCTTAACCTTGAAACGACCAATCATATAAACGATACTATCACTGAATTAAAAAAGTCAGGTGTAATTATTATTGGAACAGCACTTGACGGGAAAAATATTTTTGAGCAGACTACAAATTTTAGTTCTTTCGCCCTTGTACTAGGAAATGAATCTCGAGGGATGAGCGGTGATTTAAAGGCTAAATGTGAGCATTTATATCAGATTCCAATTTATGGGCAGGCAGAATCCCTTAATGTAGCTGTTGCAGCAGGTATTGTAATGTACCAGCTGGCAAAATAA
- the pheS gene encoding phenylalanine--tRNA ligase subunit alpha, with amino-acid sequence MKGQLKEIQERFLDEVQKVKDLKELDAIRVKFLGKKGELTAALKGMGKLSSEERPVIGKIANDVRESIEKNLSAQKEKFEKIKIDAQLSMETIDVSLPGTKKSVGKLHPLTKTINELEEIFLGMGFSIADGPDIEWAKYNFDFLNVPKEHSARDLQDTFYVDEDIVLRTQTSPVQVRVMEQKKPPMRIISPGRVYRCDEIDATHSPVFHQMEGLVIDKGITMSDLKGTLDLFAKKLFGEQTKTKFRPHQFYFTEPSAEMDVTCFKCGGEGCRVCSNTGWIEILGCGMVHPNVLRDCGIDPDIYSGFAFGMGLDRITLTKYGINDLRLLFENDLRFLGQF; translated from the coding sequence ATGAAGGGTCAATTAAAAGAAATTCAAGAGCGGTTCTTAGATGAGGTTCAAAAAGTAAAGGATCTAAAAGAACTTGACGCGATTCGTGTTAAGTTTTTAGGAAAAAAGGGAGAATTGACTGCAGCACTAAAGGGGATGGGGAAATTATCGTCTGAGGAAAGACCAGTGATAGGAAAAATCGCTAATGATGTCAGAGAGTCAATCGAAAAAAATCTGAGTGCGCAAAAAGAAAAATTTGAAAAAATAAAAATAGATGCACAATTATCAATGGAAACTATTGATGTATCACTTCCCGGTACAAAGAAAAGTGTTGGAAAACTTCATCCGTTAACTAAAACAATTAATGAACTGGAAGAAATATTTTTAGGGATGGGTTTTTCAATAGCAGATGGTCCTGATATTGAATGGGCAAAGTATAATTTTGATTTCCTTAATGTACCGAAAGAGCATTCTGCCAGAGATTTACAGGATACTTTTTATGTTGATGAAGATATTGTTCTAAGAACCCAGACTTCTCCAGTACAGGTGCGGGTAATGGAACAAAAAAAACCGCCAATGCGAATTATTTCTCCCGGTCGTGTTTACAGGTGCGATGAAATTGATGCGACTCATTCTCCGGTTTTTCACCAGATGGAAGGCCTAGTCATTGATAAAGGGATTACCATGAGTGATCTAAAAGGAACATTAGATTTATTTGCCAAGAAGCTTTTTGGAGAACAGACCAAAACTAAGTTTCGGCCTCATCAGTTTTATTTCACGGAACCAAGTGCTGAAATGGATGTAACCTGTTTCAAATGTGGTGGTGAAGGATGTAGGGTTTGTAGTAACACAGGATGGATTGAAATCCTTGGTTGCGGGATGGTGCATCCTAATGTTTTGAGAGATTGTGGTATCGATCCTGATATATATAGTGGATTTGCTTTTGGGATGGGCCTCGACCGCATCACCCTAACAAAATACGGCATCAATGATTTGCGTTTGTTGTTTGAAAATGACCTGAGATTTTTAGGACAGTTTTAG
- the pheT gene encoding phenylalanine--tRNA ligase subunit beta gives MLVSLKWLKEYVKINCEPGELGEALTMSGTKVETMSGVSPKIENILTGKITKIDQHPNADKLVVCQVSFDHFEKTIVTAAKNVFEGAVVPVALDGAVLANGEKIYDSDFRGVLSQGMFCSIQELGMNQDLFSKDVMDGIYILPADTVLGESVKSLLWLDDTIIDIELTANRPDCQSVLGIARETSATLNQGLNTFEIYSQEETEDVISKYLTIKVESDLCMRYVGKMLQVKKVEPSPLWMQVKLLNSGVRPINNIVDVTNYVMLELGQPLHAFDYKNLDSDRIVVKTTDDKKFTTLDEQEREIDQTMLMITNGKFPVAIAGVMGGQNSEINKATELIVLESACFDKSSVRLTSKKLGLRTEASSRYEKGVDPDLAIVAALRATYLLKEIGAVDVIEGIIDVYPEAQEQPEIELDPEWVNQFIGIDLSTKDMVGFLKRLFFDVTQKNELLLVTPPYYRTDVQIKEDLAEEIARIFGYNNIPGTIMGGETQVGEKSELQKTESLIKNILIGQGYYETMTSSFTSENKISGLNQESQGDMVKLINPLGEENSLMRKSLIGHQLEVIELNSHRKNSQGRFFELANTYLKNNKIGELPVQEKNLVLSSYGNTDYFDLKGTVELMLTELGITDLLFSAGGSEFYHPGRKAEIFAGTVKLGELGEIHPLVVKNYDLPKRCYVCEMSFEKLFEVKKNNIRFKELPKFPGTSRDLAIVVRHEIPASSVIAIIRENSGELLESVDLFDVYTGEQVAEGYKSLAYALSFRHMEKTLSDDDINPVIEKILTELKGQLDGRLRE, from the coding sequence ATGTTAGTATCATTAAAGTGGTTGAAAGAATATGTAAAAATTAATTGTGAACCGGGTGAACTCGGAGAAGCCCTGACGATGTCCGGGACAAAAGTCGAAACAATGTCTGGTGTTTCACCGAAAATAGAAAATATATTGACAGGGAAAATCACCAAGATAGATCAACATCCAAATGCAGATAAACTTGTAGTCTGCCAGGTAAGCTTTGATCATTTTGAAAAAACAATTGTGACTGCAGCAAAAAACGTGTTTGAAGGTGCGGTAGTGCCAGTGGCACTAGATGGCGCGGTTCTCGCAAATGGAGAAAAGATTTACGATAGTGATTTTAGAGGTGTTTTATCACAAGGTATGTTCTGTTCAATTCAAGAATTGGGGATGAATCAGGATTTATTCTCCAAAGATGTAATGGATGGGATATATATACTACCGGCTGATACTGTTTTAGGAGAGTCAGTTAAATCATTACTGTGGTTAGATGATACCATTATTGATATAGAATTGACTGCTAATCGTCCGGATTGCCAGTCTGTATTGGGAATAGCCAGAGAGACTTCTGCTACATTAAATCAGGGGCTTAATACATTTGAAATTTATAGTCAAGAGGAAACTGAGGATGTTATTTCAAAATATTTAACTATAAAGGTTGAAAGTGACTTATGCATGCGCTATGTTGGGAAAATGCTGCAAGTCAAAAAAGTCGAACCATCTCCACTTTGGATGCAGGTTAAACTTTTAAATAGTGGGGTACGTCCAATTAATAATATTGTCGATGTTACAAATTACGTCATGTTAGAATTGGGACAACCACTACACGCATTTGACTATAAAAATCTTGACTCGGACCGAATTGTTGTAAAGACAACAGATGATAAAAAGTTCACAACACTTGACGAACAGGAAAGAGAAATTGACCAAACAATGTTAATGATTACAAATGGAAAATTTCCAGTTGCGATTGCAGGAGTGATGGGTGGACAAAATTCGGAAATCAATAAAGCTACCGAATTGATTGTTTTGGAATCAGCATGTTTCGATAAAAGCAGTGTGCGATTGACTTCAAAAAAACTAGGTCTTAGAACCGAAGCTTCTTCTCGTTACGAGAAAGGCGTAGATCCTGATTTGGCAATAGTTGCTGCTCTTCGTGCAACCTATCTTTTAAAAGAAATTGGAGCAGTAGATGTGATTGAAGGTATTATTGATGTGTATCCTGAAGCACAAGAGCAACCAGAGATTGAATTGGATCCGGAATGGGTTAATCAATTTATTGGTATTGATTTGTCGACAAAAGATATGGTTGGCTTTTTAAAGCGTTTGTTTTTTGATGTGACACAAAAAAATGAACTACTTTTGGTAACACCTCCTTATTATCGAACTGATGTTCAAATTAAGGAAGATCTAGCAGAAGAAATTGCACGAATTTTTGGATACAATAATATTCCTGGAACAATAATGGGTGGAGAAACTCAGGTTGGAGAAAAATCTGAGCTCCAAAAAACTGAATCATTAATTAAGAATATTCTGATTGGACAGGGATATTATGAGACGATGACCAGTTCATTTACCAGTGAGAATAAAATTAGTGGGCTTAATCAGGAATCTCAAGGAGATATGGTAAAACTCATTAATCCACTTGGAGAAGAGAACAGTTTAATGAGAAAGTCATTGATTGGTCATCAGCTGGAAGTGATTGAATTAAACAGTCATCGAAAAAATTCACAGGGTCGTTTTTTTGAATTGGCAAACACTTATTTAAAGAATAATAAGATCGGCGAATTACCCGTTCAGGAAAAGAACTTGGTTTTAAGCAGCTACGGCAACACGGATTATTTTGATTTAAAAGGTACTGTTGAACTGATGCTGACTGAGCTGGGGATAACGGATTTATTGTTCTCTGCAGGCGGAAGTGAATTTTATCATCCCGGGCGAAAGGCTGAGATTTTTGCTGGCACAGTAAAATTAGGCGAACTTGGTGAAATACATCCTCTTGTAGTAAAAAATTATGACTTGCCAAAGCGGTGTTATGTATGCGAAATGTCATTTGAAAAATTATTTGAGGTAAAGAAAAATAATATTCGCTTTAAAGAATTGCCAAAATTCCCGGGAACGTCCAGAGATTTAGCGATTGTAGTTCGGCATGAAATTCCAGCTTCCAGTGTGATTGCGATTATCAGAGAAAACTCTGGTGAGTTATTGGAATCTGTTGATCTATTTGATGTTTACACTGGGGAACAAGTGGCTGAAGGGTATAAAAGTTTGGCCTATGCTTTAAGTTTCAGGCATATGGAAAAAACTTTAAGTGATGATGATATTAATCCAGTAATCGAAAAAATACTTACTGAACTTAAAGGGCAACTAGATGGACGGTTACGAGAATAG
- a CDS encoding DNA-processing protein DprA — translation MDGYENRTRNLLALTQIAGLGRKRIKKLVFIAEKKLSFIGEIIESGIKSGIIKTEISKQNIEDAINAAEKILDQNDRYGIKSITYLENDFPEYLQYEDGPLIIYYLGELSSMNCDRRVAVIGSRKPERLGYDFAYMAARQVVLKKGIVISGLATGCDSAGHRGALAENGKTVAFLPSGLLNIYPAENQKLADQILDLEGGLVTEYPLQTEPLPYRFVERDRLQAAASQIVIVSSFSERSGTIQTLKYAHAYQRPIYTLKDIVSESPSGFKKLNTLEIDYSVLKFSNIIDVLNHL, via the coding sequence ATGGACGGTTACGAGAATAGAACTAGAAACCTGCTGGCATTAACTCAGATTGCTGGGCTTGGTCGAAAGCGAATTAAGAAGCTCGTTTTCATTGCGGAAAAAAAACTATCTTTCATTGGTGAAATAATAGAGTCAGGGATAAAGTCTGGTATAATAAAAACTGAGATATCTAAACAAAATATTGAAGATGCTATAAATGCGGCAGAAAAAATTCTTGATCAGAACGATCGTTACGGGATAAAAAGCATTACCTATTTAGAAAATGATTTTCCAGAATATCTCCAATATGAAGACGGCCCATTAATTATTTATTATTTGGGGGAGCTTAGTAGTATGAATTGTGATAGACGTGTGGCTGTAATTGGTAGTAGGAAGCCTGAACGCCTGGGATATGATTTTGCTTACATGGCTGCTAGACAAGTAGTGTTGAAAAAGGGAATAGTGATTAGTGGACTGGCAACTGGATGTGATTCTGCCGGACATCGAGGAGCGCTGGCGGAAAATGGAAAAACAGTGGCTTTTCTACCATCAGGTCTGCTAAACATATATCCGGCAGAAAATCAAAAGCTTGCAGATCAGATACTTGATTTGGAAGGGGGCTTAGTTACGGAATACCCTCTTCAAACAGAACCTTTGCCTTATCGTTTTGTAGAGCGGGATAGACTTCAGGCAGCGGCAAGTCAAATCGTCATCGTTTCCTCTTTTTCAGAACGTAGTGGAACAATCCAAACTTTAAAATATGCTCATGCGTATCAACGACCAATTTATACGCTGAAAGATATTGTCAGCGAAAGTCCTTCGGGTTTTAAAAAGCTTAATACTTTAGAAATAGATTATTCGGTTTTAAAATTTTCAAATATAATTGATGTTTTAAACCATTTATAA
- the zapA gene encoding cell division protein ZapA — MPEKSIIELKILDTDFNLKATENEDHILEVANYVKTELERVKTANPFTNHIRIAILGCMNITEKLLKAESELENAEEQKIKEIGEINSVKEELKDAYDLIEAERVKYATLEEEKKALDKEMAEKEELLTQYREHLRQSKADSEASRKTILDLQNQLFESQIELVKVNKNSIEKDAFKSIEEKIKLD; from the coding sequence ATGCCTGAAAAATCAATTATTGAATTAAAAATTTTAGATACAGATTTTAATTTGAAAGCAACGGAAAATGAAGATCATATTCTTGAGGTTGCAAATTATGTTAAAACGGAGTTAGAACGGGTAAAGACAGCGAATCCTTTTACAAATCATATTCGGATAGCAATTTTAGGATGCATGAATATTACTGAAAAATTACTAAAAGCGGAGTCTGAACTGGAAAATGCCGAAGAGCAGAAAATCAAGGAAATAGGTGAGATCAATTCAGTTAAAGAAGAACTGAAAGATGCCTATGATTTAATTGAAGCGGAAAGAGTGAAGTACGCTACTCTTGAAGAAGAAAAAAAGGCGCTTGATAAAGAAATGGCAGAGAAGGAAGAGCTTTTAACTCAATATCGGGAGCATTTGCGTCAAAGTAAGGCAGATAGTGAAGCGAGCCGTAAAACAATTCTGGATTTACAGAATCAATTGTTCGAAAGTCAAATTGAGTTAGTTAAAGTAAATAAAAATAGTATAGAAAAAGATGCTTTTAAAAGTATTGAAGAAAAAATAAAATTAGATTAA
- the polA gene encoding DNA polymerase I: MKTILIDGNSLIYRTFYAIREMHNSKGMPTNAIYGFVNILVKIQEEFKPDYLGVAFDLKGPTFRDEIFEDYKGGRQKMPEELEQQFPVLKELLAKMGIAILEKAGFEADDIIGTLAKMGEKEGLKTEIITGDRDSFQLVDENITVLYTKKGITDLEIVNIDWVNKKYGLMPLDLIELKALMGDKSDNIPGIPGIGEKTGIKLVKDYKDLEGLYERIEEIKGKQKEKLVAGKDSAFLSRRLGTIDTRVALGIDYECLRFTNMFNPDSIEFLKELEFKALLNRIDQSSDKQSCIEILYDTVNTEASMKKLMFELEECSSISIYFYQEDNAVFLGIGYNEKLVFIDDLSIKKLNFFNQFNELSNLSNLGLISHDLKNLLHILHKNGISDVRDAFDILIASYLLSPGDQRYDLKTAAYRYLDESITDEEDFFGKGKKRLSVNEIEPEKLADYVMKNCEIIKRLKPVLEEELINTEMISLFQTMELPLLSVMASMEELGVTVDQDELKILAEEFESSLEVLTKEIHEMAEAGDFNINSPKQLGEVLFEKLKLPVIKKTKTGYSTNIEVLEQLINFHPMIQKIIDYRMLSKLDSTYGRGLIGFVDEKKGKIFSTFNQTVAATGRISSSNPNLQNIPVKTEMGRKIRKVFIPSQKNWILVDADYSQIELRVLAHLSDDENLIDAFIKEQDIHTRTASEIFGVQLEEVTRTQRGQAKAINFGLIYGKQAFSLGKDLGISRNEAQDYIDKYFARYPKVQAYMENIIKQAKEEGYVTTIWGRRRYIPEMNSKNGILVQAGERMALNTPIQGSAADIIKLAMIRVYERLDKENLQAKLILQVHDELMIDTPIDEKDIVETIIKEEMENAASLKVPLTVDVNTGKSWYDIK; the protein is encoded by the coding sequence ATGAAAACCATATTAATCGACGGAAACAGTCTGATATACAGAACATTTTATGCAATACGAGAGATGCATAACTCAAAAGGAATGCCAACAAATGCAATTTATGGATTTGTTAATATTCTTGTCAAAATTCAGGAGGAGTTTAAACCAGACTATCTGGGAGTTGCATTTGACTTGAAAGGTCCGACCTTTAGAGATGAAATTTTTGAGGACTATAAAGGCGGCAGACAAAAGATGCCGGAAGAATTGGAACAGCAATTTCCTGTATTAAAAGAATTGTTAGCTAAAATGGGGATTGCTATTCTTGAAAAAGCAGGTTTTGAAGCCGATGATATAATTGGTACTCTCGCTAAAATGGGTGAGAAAGAAGGACTTAAAACAGAAATTATTACAGGTGATAGAGATTCTTTTCAGTTAGTAGATGAAAATATTACAGTGCTATATACTAAGAAGGGGATTACTGATCTGGAAATTGTAAATATAGATTGGGTAAATAAAAAATATGGGTTAATGCCATTAGATCTCATTGAATTGAAAGCTCTAATGGGGGATAAATCCGATAATATACCAGGAATACCCGGAATAGGAGAAAAAACAGGAATTAAACTGGTTAAGGACTATAAGGACCTTGAAGGTTTATACGAGCGGATTGAAGAAATTAAAGGAAAGCAAAAGGAAAAGCTTGTCGCGGGAAAAGATTCAGCTTTTTTAAGTCGTCGTTTAGGAACTATTGACACAAGGGTAGCACTAGGAATAGATTATGAATGTCTTCGTTTCACGAATATGTTCAATCCGGATAGTATTGAATTTTTGAAAGAGCTGGAATTTAAAGCGCTTTTAAATAGGATCGATCAGTCTTCGGATAAACAGAGTTGCATTGAAATCCTCTATGACACCGTTAACACAGAAGCATCGATGAAAAAATTGATGTTTGAACTTGAAGAATGCAGTTCAATTTCAATATATTTTTATCAGGAAGACAATGCAGTATTTCTGGGGATTGGTTATAATGAAAAGCTTGTTTTTATAGATGATCTTTCGATTAAAAAACTTAACTTTTTTAACCAGTTTAATGAACTTTCAAATTTATCCAATTTGGGTTTAATCAGCCATGATCTCAAGAATTTATTACATATTCTTCATAAAAATGGAATATCAGATGTAAGGGATGCATTTGATATTCTGATTGCATCTTATCTGTTAAGTCCTGGTGATCAGAGATATGATTTAAAAACAGCAGCGTATCGTTATTTGGACGAGAGTATTACAGATGAGGAAGATTTTTTTGGAAAAGGTAAAAAGAGATTATCAGTTAACGAGATTGAACCTGAAAAGTTAGCAGATTATGTGATGAAAAACTGTGAGATTATCAAGCGATTAAAACCAGTATTGGAAGAAGAGTTGATTAATACAGAAATGATTTCGCTTTTTCAAACAATGGAGTTGCCATTGCTCTCGGTTATGGCGTCGATGGAGGAGTTAGGAGTAACTGTAGACCAGGATGAGTTGAAAATTCTGGCAGAAGAATTTGAAAGCTCATTAGAAGTTTTAACAAAAGAAATTCATGAAATGGCTGAGGCAGGAGATTTCAATATCAATTCTCCTAAGCAGTTGGGTGAAGTTCTTTTTGAAAAGTTGAAACTGCCAGTTATTAAGAAAACAAAAACCGGATATTCTACAAATATTGAAGTTCTTGAGCAATTAATTAATTTTCATCCGATGATTCAAAAAATTATCGATTATCGGATGCTCTCAAAATTGGATTCTACCTATGGAAGAGGGTTAATTGGCTTTGTTGATGAAAAAAAGGGTAAAATATTTTCTACTTTTAATCAGACTGTAGCAGCGACTGGCCGAATCAGCAGTTCGAATCCTAATCTTCAGAACATTCCAGTTAAAACTGAAATGGGACGAAAAATCAGGAAGGTTTTTATACCTTCTCAGAAAAATTGGATTCTGGTTGACGCAGATTACTCCCAGATTGAACTGCGAGTTCTTGCGCATTTATCAGATGATGAAAATCTTATCGATGCTTTTATTAAAGAGCAGGATATTCATACTCGAACAGCATCGGAAATTTTTGGAGTTCAACTTGAAGAGGTTACAAGAACCCAGCGCGGTCAGGCAAAGGCAATCAATTTTGGCCTAATTTATGGAAAGCAGGCATTTAGCCTGGGTAAAGATCTGGGAATTAGCAGAAATGAAGCGCAGGACTATATTGATAAATATTTCGCACGATATCCTAAGGTTCAGGCTTATATGGAGAATATTATAAAACAGGCAAAAGAAGAAGGATATGTTACTACAATTTGGGGACGTCGTCGTTATATTCCAGAAATGAATTCAAAAAATGGGATCTTAGTTCAGGCTGGAGAACGAATGGCCTTAAACACTCCGATTCAGGGCAGTGCCGCTGATATTATTAAATTAGCTATGATTCGTGTTTATGAACGTCTGGACAAGGAAAACTTGCAAGCTAAACTAATCCTACAGGTGCATGATGAGTTGATGATTGACACTCCGATCGATGAAAAAGATATTGTGGAAACGATAATAAAAGAAGAAATGGAAAATGCAGCCAGTCTAAAAGTTCCGTTGACAGTGGATGTGAATACGGGTAAGTCATGGTATGACATAAAATAA